The Colletotrichum destructivum chromosome 8, complete sequence genome includes the window GATGGACACCGAGGAGGGAACGATCATGGGTAGCAAGTCGTTGATGAGAGGGATAAGAGAAGCCATGGTGTCCTGCAGACCCCAGTCGGGTATCCAATACTCCGGCGGCCGTGTGGTAGGTAGACTGGTCGGGTGTGCCGCGGTCTGTTTTGGCCGGTCTCGGTTGGGTTGGCCACGATGACTCAAGTCTTGGAGAGCGTGTTCTTGCGTGCTCGGGAGCGACGAGTACGAGCTGGGTTGTTTGCTGTTCTGTGCTGCGTTGTGTTGGTGGTGAAGATGATAGTCTTCCACTGGCGGGCGGAAGCTATGACCCAAGTAGGAAGGAGACGTCGGGCGGCGGATCGAGAGTCAAGTGGGAACCGAAGGAAGCTCCGGCAGTGGTTTGGGCGTTACcagggagaaggaaggaTATACTATAGTACACCTGTGTACTGGGCGATATCAGTGTGGACGTCTGTGGCCAAACCGAAGCTCCTTTTCAACTTCAAGAATAACGGATGTGAGGTTTCGAAGTCAAAGGTGGCGGACGGCCTCTTGGTAGTGATGCAGTCCGTTGCGATGCGGTGCGCAGGTAAACCGCAGCATGGGTTGAATCAGGGGAACAACAGATGCGAGGTTTCGACGACCTTGCTCTAGTACCTAGACAGGACGTGGTCTCATTCCTTGGATACTTGGGGCGAGACGAGGGGCCAAGATGGATCGGATGGAGGTGCTCGCTCGTTGTTCAATGTTGCAGTAAGAGGGGATTagtggaagaggaaggaggagagagactAACTAGGGGAAATAAAGTGCCTACCTAATCGGGTAGGCGAACTCGCTAAGCGGTATTGTGGGATATGATGGCTATGTCGGTATCGCCTTGCACGGCAGCTCTATTATGCACGGCTGGATACCTAGGTATTCACATGTCCAACACCCAATCCGCCTACATCCATCCTCCATGGGCGGAATTACACCGACACCAAAACAGAACCCAACCACACACGATCGAGGGAAGCATCTCGCCAGCTCGCCGCAAAGGTTCTGTTCTCCTCCAACGTGCCTTGGCTGGGACTTTTTGAAGCCGTATGGGTTCCAATAAGGTTAGGCTGGGGCCTTTTGAGCTGTGGTGTGAAGTGAGAGAACAGGCACAGTGTTCTTGGCCATTACGATGGATTGGCTGGCAGCGGctgagtgagagagaggtacGCCCAAGCGCTGAGCGAGACCTGGACTGGGTCTGGGGTATGCATTGCGTCTGCTTGTCCATCTGCTCTTATCGCCTATCTTTGCCCAGAGCACACCAGCATGCGATGGCGTTATTGCGACAAACTTGGCGGCAGCGCGTCAAAGTCCAAGTCTATCCGATAAGCGACCCCAACTACCTGCCTAAAGGTAGCCCATTTCTTTTCAGTGCATAGTGAGCAAACTCCCCCGCAGTCTGCAGTCCGGCTCCGGTTCTCGGTACCTGACCCTGGTTCGCGACTCGTCTCCATCCAAGTACCTATTGTCTGCGTCAAGACTCACGACGCGACCGGTTCTCTGTGTATCTGTCTGCATGGGGGGTTGGTGAGAGATGCTGCACGCCTTGCCGTGAGCCTGCACCGTCGGCATGGAAAGCACAGCAGGCTAATATCTGCATCTATTCTATTCTTGGGCATCCGCAGTGCCCTaaccgacgacggcatgcTGTTGCCCGGCTTGATTCAGGTTTCGGTCCTAATTCCGCCAACTTACACCACCGACTCAAGGTCCCTGAGCAGCCCTGCCGCAACGTCGCGTTTgccgacaccaccaccacctacACCCAGACGCTGCACAAGACGAGAATCTAGATGCGTCCCGAGGCATGCGATTGTCTCTGGTTGGTGGTTCATAGTCTAGCCCGTGGaccatcgccgtcaccatcattgccagcccctccccctcccctggaCGGACGCCtcggctgccgctgctgttgccaGTCAGTGTCATCGCTGCTTTCTCTCATCCTGGCCTAGCTTCTGTGCTGTTACCGGGGCTTGCAGGGAGGTAGGAGTTTCTGGTACGTCCGCGACCGCAACCGACTGTCACTGTCATTGTGCAGGAACCATACAGGCCGGGGACGTGGGGACCGGCATCTACACTAGAGTCATGACCCCAACATCACTGACACGCCACAGACAACCTTTCCCCTGCACATCGCAttgcccttcttggccgACCTCAACCTCGGTGACTCGCTCCATCTCGACTTAAGACGCCAATTTCACACAAGTCAGTCGCAACCACTAGTCTGACCAACAACCGACACCTCGTACTCAACCCGGGCCAGCATACGTCCTCCATTACACGTTTCAACCATACACAACTCCTTCCTCTCCATACCCGAACAGCCCTTCCATCGAGCCTCAACAACCCATTCATTGCCCCCCAGCATCACAAACCCGCCATCTTCTACTGGGCATGGGCACGCCGGGTAAGATGGATCCAACTCCCCCATCTCCGTCCACCTCGGTCGCCGGGTCCAATGCGCCGACTAGCGAAACGGGGTCCACGACAGGTAGCAATTATGGTGGCATCGAccccgagatcgaggagaaCCTCTACATACTACCCTATGTCTCCGAAGAGGGTCTGCGCAGCGACGCCACCGATCGCCGCAAGATCATCGGATCCTCCCATGACGATTATTATCCCCTTCCTGCCGAATTTAGTATCGCTTCATCGACCGGTATGTCACTCACCAAAGCCTCGTCATTTGGAGCCTCTCTGACCCCCTCTCGGACCTGCTAGAAGCACCCTCTCTGCCCGCGGACAACGGTTGCCGCCTACTCTCGCTGCCCTCCGAGCTaatcgacgccgtccttTCCTACCTGCCTCCATGCGACCTGGCCATTGTCTCCGAGACGTGCCGAATCCTTCATGCACATGCCACGTCTGACGTACATTGGTACCAGAGGGTGCAAGCAAACATTCCTGGCACGAAGCTCGAAACTCCCTACCCATGCCGTACCTACCGCGAACTATACGCTGCACACGACCCGAGATGGTTCCTACCAAAGTACAAGATCTGGTTCTGCGACCGCGACCTCATGGGCAAAATGATCGTTGTGCGGTATGACCAGCGAAGAGGTTGCATCGAAGGATACCAATTGTTGGCTGTCAGCAGCCGCACCACATACCAACACTGGCCTGCCGACAACAGTGTGATAATCCATGCTTTTGAGCCCCGAGTCAAGTTGCATCTGGACAAGCCGGTGCTCCAATTCCACGCGCGCGTTCcagaggaagacgatgattCGACCGGGATACTCGGCAATCGCTTCCTCCCCGAGATACCCATGGCTATCGATGACCGTTCCGACGCCATGTTTAGCAACTTTTTAATGGCCCGTCCACTAGACCCTGCGACTGCCACCTCCAAAATGGAGGCGCCGTTTCCATATGGTAACGTCTGGCCTCCACCGGCCATACCTGCCCGTCaccgcgtcgccggcgtcgctTCGGGCTTGGACGGTGATGACCTTGCCCCTGGCGACCTGCCGACCCGGCGAGTCGAGGCCTCGGACCAGGCATTTCGCATTCGACAGTGGATGGAAATGGCTGGGGGACCAACCCCGGGACTGTTCCTCGGGGCGGGACCCATTGGTCTGATCCAGGCGATCCAGGCGAACATGGGTatggtgggaggaggacgaggtgTTCCTGGCGTGCATATCGGCGAAGAAGTGGTCACTTATTCAACACTCGATCCTATCGTGTACACGCCGACCCCCCTCAAGCCATGGCGCGGCATCTGGGTTGGCGATTACAGTGGACATGGCTGCGAGTTCCTTCTGATAAATCAGCCAGATGATGAAGAAGTTTCCGACAACGAGCTCGGCTTGGTACGTGGCGTTGACGAGTCCGAAGACGAGTGGGCCAGGCGACGTACCGATGCGAGAGTACATCGAGGCCGCCTTGAGGCGATCAAACTTACTGGCGATCCAAATGTTCCAAGAGGAGAGTATACATTTGTGGCAGACGATTTGGGTgaggccggcttcgtcggACTTGCTCGGGAGCCACCGTTCCAGGGCACGCGCGTCGTGAAGAGCAAAGGGCACGTAGCTGGGACCGGTTTTCTTGATGGTATGTGACCCCTAACTCGCAAAGAGTCTCTTCCGCCATGCTAATCTGCGGCATTTAGATAAGTATATTGAGTCACAGCTTATGCTCATCTCTCACGACCGACTTGCCCAGTACTGGGTTGGATTCGGACACATCAGTTTCTTCGAGCGAGTGAACCTCGAACAGTTCATGTCACCTTAGGTTCACTCTCCCAACAAGTGATCTGGGGACCCTGTGTTATTAGGAATGTTGAGTGAATTTGTGGACTGAAAAGCCCTGTCTAATAAGGCTGGATGGAATCTTGATTTCGTCAAGCTTTACAAACTCGGGCTTGGCTTGCAAAGTGCACGACGCCTTTGTTTCCCGATCATCATCCCCTAAAGGAAATAATCTCCACTGCTTCAGTCCACATCATCGGCAttcgtctccgtctcgtGGGAGGCCGgccccatcttcctcctAGCCTCCTCAAGGGCCTTCTCTTCGTCGTGGGACTCGTGCTCGTCCTtgctgggcggcagcggatGACCTGATTTGGAGCTGTCCgcgtcggccttgagggtgccgtcctcgttgaCGTCGTCCTTGAGGTAAAGGGTAAATAAAACGACAAGGTAGACGTCACCGGTGTTTTTGTTCCGGAGAACGTATCTAAGTTGGTGTGAGCGCTTAGGCCCTTCTTCCCTGCTACGAGTAAGAATGACGGAAGGAAAAACATTTAAGCGGAACTCTTTCTTGGTGTAGACGTGTCGCTGTACGTTTGGCCTCACTGTGAAATAGCAAAAGGCCCCGGACGTCGACCAGAAAGCGTTTGTGGACAATGGAGACAGTCAAGTCGCAGAAAAGTAGTACAAGCACTCAAATGGACAGAGGAGCAGAAACTCACCGAAGACCTTGTCCATCCCAGTACTTCATGATGGCCAGCTGAAATCCCGGTAGGCGAAGCGCCAAGTTGGCAAAGTCGAGATAGGGGTTGAAGAAGTCCATGCCGTACGTCCTGCCGTACTCAAACAGCCAGTTTTCCTTGCTGTCCTTACGCAGGGCCCACTTCATGCGCTCCTtggccgtggccggcgcGCCAATCTTCTCCCGCGCCtcaaggccggcctcgtcgccgccctcctcaaaCCACAGGCCACCCTTCTCTGCATCTTGGATGCCAGCTCCCACGtggatggtgttgaaggAGCTCAGCGCGGGGCCGTAAAGATGAGGAACGTCCGCGTAGGCATCGCCATCCAGGCCCGGGTCGATCCACCACTTGACGATATTCAGCGCCGTGTTGAACCCCGGGGGAAGACGGTCGCGGATGGGGTGATCAAAGTCGTTGCCGAATTGCAGATCCTCGGCTGATATGCCCTCTCCCGTCGAGGGGGAAGGAGAGACGCTATCTGCGGGCTTCTTCGGGGTGAAGCGGAATGAGATACTGTACTGGTCGTTGTTGGTGGCGTGGGGTTCCGTGGAGAAGTAAGGGGATGTGGTGGGCGAGTTGCGCGGCAGGCCGGCGTAGTTCTGTATGCGGACATtgagctcgacgtcggccagGGCGCTGTTAATCTTCGTGGGCTGTGCCTGGTTGACAGGGACCTCGACTTGGGAGTCGACGTCGTAGCTGGGGCCAGCGGTCACCCGAAGGATGTACTTTTCGGCCATTGTGCTTGAGGTTGACTTCTGTCTTTTGATGGACGTTGGCTGATCTGGTCTGGAAAGTCGGTTTTTGGTTCTGGGGAATATCTGGCTATCCGAGAAAGATAGGTAGAGAGGCTTATTGAGTGAGGTTTTTGGCCGACTATGCAAGTTGACCGTATCTTCTACAAGGCAGAAAATGCGAGTGGGCACAGCAATGACGTTGACATGAGAGACTAAGACATGCACCTTGCTTTAGTGCACTCTTCGACCCCAGCTAACCGCTTTGAATCGGGCAAGCATGTGAGATGCTTGCAAATGTTGTTTTTGGTTCTCAGTTGGTGTCTTACCTACCGAGGGTCTGGAACAAAGGGCAGACcgaggaaggaggaaaagtCTGTAAATCAAGATATGTAAATATGAAAGAGCAAGTCACTAAAGGGTACATATTGAACTGATAATTCGATAATCGGGGCGTGGATCATCCTTAGTTTTCAAGCCACAAAGCGTCTGAGCTCTGCCACTTCCCAACGACATACAATGCCATTCACCAAACGCGCCTGAATTGGTCTCTCCGGAGATTCAAGCCTTCTTAACCGCAAATTCATGGATGATACCTCTATCGAATCTGGTCACGTCAGTCCAGCAGCGAGCTGGAGTTCCCACCCTTGATGGTGCTTTTCCTGTCGAAGGAGTTTATATCGATGATGATCCCCGGTTTATTGTAAGAAGCCTATGAAGGGATCCCCGATCCCGGATCCCTGAGGCGATTGGCTACACTCCGAACCAGTATGGGCACCAATCGTCAGACCCTTGGAACCAGAATTCATCACTACATAACTCTCCTACGTTAAGGCTCATGTCCGACTTCAATGGCAGGGAGATTTTACACCCCCTTGACGGCGACCTTGGCAGCATCGTTGGTTCTCTCGCGATCCATGGATGTTCTTGGTGCCATCAAGCCGGATGAGAGTTATCTTGACCAGTCGCGTCGGCTGCATCGGCTTGCCTTCGCAAATGTGGAAGCGCATTTGCCGGATCTTGAAAAGTTAGTTCCTCACGGCCATCAGAGCAAGACAAAGCCAGGTCCCCTTCTTACCTTAATTAACTACCCGTGAGTTCCCCGCGTCGGCCATCTCAAATAAAGCACTAGCATGCTGGTCTTGGGACGTGTGCGCATATGATTCTTCCATAGGGGGTTACATCATGGTAGCTGTGACGGATATCGGCCGAAAGGGGAAGGATGGGGTCTCCAGGCTAGGTAATAGTTCTCGGGCTTACAAGTTTGATAGTCACCACGCAGTTGAAGATGTGAAAACCCGAATTCTTAGTGCATGTTGCTATGAAGGGGGCGGCAGGATGTTTGGCAGTCCAAGTGACCCAAATGGTCTTCCTCGCCAGCTTCAAACCAGCAGGCAGAATCACCCGGAATCTCACAACACTCCTCAACAATACTCAGCAAGCCAGAGGTGCACCACCTGGGGCTTTGTAGTTAGTAGGAACTGGGTAGTAAATATTTACCACCAAGCCAGGATCGTTCGCGCTGTATGCCCCAGGGAACGACATGAGGTTGGGTTTGTACATGCCCGACCCCCCGCTGACGCGAAGCTGAGCGCAGGAGATGTACAGCTGGGCACCACCAGGACTGCTGGCGCCATGCAGGGCAACGTGCTCGACGCGAAGAAAGTACTCGCCATCCGCGAGACATTTGGGGATCTGGACGTtgatggtcgtcttgccTGTGAACGTGACAGTTAGAGGAAGTTTCACAATGGCTTGCAGAGCAAAGGAGTTGAACCGTTCGTTGGCCAGGCCAACCCACCAGGACCGACCGTCGGCCCATCGTTGTAAATCTTGAACCAATTCCTGCCAGAGCCGTCCCAGTTCGTGATGCTGGTTCCAGCCGGTGCTTTGGCCATGTAGAAGTTGACTGGGCCGGGGTGAGAGACGGAGGCTTTGACATTGTAACCTTGGAATTCCGCTGTCAGTACTAGTTGTCTTGAAGGGGGCTTGATGTATGCGAACCAAGAGTAGACCCAGCCGTAACATCCAGAACCTTGGCTCCTTGGCTGCCAGGCGCTAGCTGGTAGCACGTCATCTGTGAACTGGTGACATCGGTGACAGGTCCGTTGGACTGGAAGTTTGCCGTCTTTCGAACGACTTCCCAGTCTTGCGTGGTCTTTCCGTTGTAAGTGACAGACGGGAAGACGTCTAGTCACAGGTCAAACCTGTCTAGAATCTCAAAGCAAGGGTTTCGGAGCTTGAACGTACAATGAGCCGAGGCGTAGAGAGCCAGACAGACTACAACGAGAAGCTTCATCTCTAGAGCCGGATTCTTGTTTTGTGGATAGCAAAAACTTAACCAATATGTTCGTGTCCGTTCGGGATGCCAATGATGATGGATTATCACCTGAGTCGATCGTCTTCAACCTAGCAAATTGAGGCAGTCCAGCAGGGTCTTATACAAACGCACAAGGACATGGTTTTGTCACCACAGGTGATAGACTCGAACATCCAAGTGTAGGATGCAGTCTGAGGCTAAAGACTTTGATGAGACGTTTTACGGAGTTGGCCCGCCGACGTCTGAACAGCCGACGGATAAAGTTGCCCGGCTGTTGAAGAGTGGCCTTTATACCAACATGTTGGGCTGCATGGTCATATAACTGTTGCATGGCGCAGATTTGATCAAAGATCATGAGTCTATTTTGAGTGATATCGTCGAAATAATATCGTATCGAAGACTTCAGGCTAGGCCAAGCAGATGGCTACTGTCCACGATCTCAACCGCGCCAACAACTACCGACATCGGCCAACGGTCATCAGATGGATGCAGCCATTTCATTCAAGCGGTTGATAGAGTATGCAACTGTCGGGACCAGCTCGAAGATCGAGCTTTTGACTTAGGGAAGTAGTAAACCTCTGCGTTGAAGTCGGAGTGTCGATTTGCCGCGGTTTTTTCCAGCCACCTATAGCCTTGGCTTAAAGAGATTGTAGCTTGAAGTACAGTAACAGGAGGTGTCTGGGTAGTGACGTGTCGCGGTCCATGAAATTAGGAGCATTGTATAAGTGTACCTCTCGGAACCCATCCATTATTATCTTTATGCGTCGTTCCTAACTTAGCTGTGGTAAGCTCAAGCTATTAGATGGTAGCCCAGTCTTTTACATGTTCCAGATGTTGTGTCGAGGACATCCGAGGACGCCGATCGGTGCTGAAACAACCGTGGTCGAGCCATATCAATACGCCTTTATAACACCTCTATAGGAAGATGCACGACATATGAGGCGATTCAACGTCTCATTCCAATGTTTCGTGGTCTtcgtttctttctctctaACGACGTTGGTGTAGATTCCCGCTTGGGTGCCTTTGTAGGTCGTGTCCTCGATTGCCGAAACCCATAACAAGCTTGGGCATGTTCCATCCAGAGCCAAGTTGCGCAGCTGGCGGGCGAACCCAGTAGAGCCTCTCAAAGTAACACAAAATTGTATCGAGACGTCAAGTTGCAGTCCGTGGTCTTCACTCGAGGATTCCGGCCTGGGTGAGAGGTCCACGCAACTTCTTTAGGCTCTCCACAATCGAATGCGCTCTCTCCGAAAGCAGGTCGCATTCTAGCAAGATTATACGGCCCTCCTTTCCGAGGCCTTGGTCGAACTGCTTTAGCGCAGTGGTGAGCTTGAGTACACAGCCAGCCAGAGAAGACTGAAGATCTATCAATATAGCTGTGACGATAGAGGGCGAAAAACGCGGCGAGGGGGTGAAAGAACCCATCCTGAGCTCAGGGATCTCAAACTGATGGGGGTCGTCTCCTTGCTCTTTTGCAGCTGCGTGAGACTTGAAGCAGACTTGAGTGTGGCAGAGCACAAGTTCCATCATGTCTGCACATTGATAGTGGCAGGATAGCAAGAGCTTAAGCAAAGGATAGTCGACTTTGGTCGCCAGATGCGCCGCGGTTTTAAAGGGGTCTTCACCGAGGTTAAGATGCGACTCGTAAGTGTGTATGCAGTCTGCCTGGCAGCACTCATCATTCGGAAGATGCTCCAGTGCTAGTCTGACCGTCTCAGGGTACGTGTCGACGAGGTTCTGGGTCTGGTTAAGCATCACCTCGAGCGAGTTCTTGAGGCTGTAGTGCTTGGAAACTTCGAGACAACGCTCTTTCATCTTGGCGCCAGACACGTGGAACTTCGCAACTGGCGGAAGGCCGCTCATGGCTTTCTTTAGTGTAACAGCGATGTTGTACAAGCCATGGAAGCATTGAGCTCGGGGTTCAAGGGGGATGTTGGTCTCAGTCGCCTCATCAAAGGGAGGAGCCCCGGGATTTTGAATATCAGAGGGGCTTTCGAACTGATCAAAAGAGAAGATTCCCCAGTCGAAGTTTTCGTGGGGAAGATGCGGAGTGTTGGATGTTGCGGAAAGGTCCTGGTAAAGCGGAAATGTCCCTACAGGGCTATACACACAAGCGGCCCCGGCCTTGGAGCAACGCGTACAGACGACACTGCCAAATTGCTTCGGACATCGCAATTTGTGAGCGTGACAGCGGTCACAGCTCTGGCGATtctgccggcgccgaggaggtggcATGTTGGCGCAGCGGTTCCCGTCGCCTCTTCTGTCAGATGCAAGGGGTTATTTTGACGGTGCGAACAGAATGGTTGCTCTCGCAGCCCAAGCCTGACTGTTGGTACCACAGGTAAGTAGCCTTCCTCTGAGGAGTGAGATGGCGAAAGAAAAGGCTGAAGGACTGCAGAGGGTTGACCGCAAGGCAACGAAGGGGAAGGGGTCGCCATGCCAAGGGATGCAGCTCGCGAAGAAGGGATGTATACACACCTGTTGTCGAACAACCAATCAGGCCAGGACCTCATCATCCACATCTCGGGGCTGGctcgccggatgggccgAGGGACCGACTCCACTTGTAGCGCTAGCATCCGCACCTAAGTATCCGTAGCGCCCGCAAGCTCATCAGAACGCTAAATTTCATTTCAGCCTTTTTTCGATGGACATACATTAACTCCTTCCCCAACCAGACCAAACCAAGTCCAGTCAATTTAGGTTGCCCTGCCTTGGCTGCCGATGAGGCGCTCCTGAATCCTGCGAAGGTTCTGACCATTGATCAAGCTTGAGCACAGGCGGCTTGGTCGCGTTTGTTCTCATCAAAAGCATACATGTCATCCGAACCCCTCGCCATTTACGCAAGCGACATATTCGAACCTTTTCGAACCCCCTGTTTGTCGTCAATCAGTCAAAACCATGTAGACAAGGGTGGTCCAACAGTCTACAGAAGATCAGCAGCCTGGGGCAATGTTTTGAAGAAATCGACAGGCACTGCACATGGAGTTCAGAGCCACTTGTGTAGGACTGGAGCCCAGGCATCTGGAGGGCACAGCAATCGCCAAGGAAAGCGCCATTATGCTTTCTTATTCATTCTACCTGTTTGCTTCCATGGGCAATCCGGCCTCTTCCGAAGATGAGCAGGAATCCTATCGTTCCATTCAACCTCACTCATATCCACCACATTTATTCAGGCTACGATAATCTTAGCATCATTGACCACCCCGTTCCGACGAGAACCTTTGGGTATCCTCACACATGACTCTAACCAACAGGAATGACAGGCATATATTGGCCTAGGCTGCCCATGCTAAATCCAAGCCTGCTGTCGTGTCAGCTCGGCTACCTGCCCCTCGAGTTCCCGTGCGCCCGTTTGGACGGGTCGCATGTCGAGTCGTGAGATTGGCGTCCACCAACCAACGCCACCTTCGCTCCAACCTTGCCCGCCCATCGCTCCTGTCTGGCTGTTCTGATCTACTAGTGTAGTCTCCTTGAGTCCTCCCCCCAGGTATCTCCTCAATCCAGGCCCGTCGGGTCGCACAGAACACGAGGGAAGTgaaagaaaaggaac containing:
- a CDS encoding Putative F-box only protein 31/39, which produces MGTPGKMDPTPPSPSTSVAGSNAPTSETGSTTGSNYGGIDPEIEENLYILPYVSEEGLRSDATDRRKIIGSSHDDYYPLPAEFSIASSTEAPSLPADNGCRLLSLPSELIDAVLSYLPPCDLAIVSETCRILHAHATSDVHWYQRVQANIPGTKLETPYPCRTYRELYAAHDPRWFLPKYKIWFCDRDLMGKMIVVRYDQRRGCIEGYQLLAVSSRTTYQHWPADNSVIIHAFEPRVKLHLDKPVLQFHARVPEEDDDSTGILGNRFLPEIPMAIDDRSDAMFSNFLMARPLDPATATSKMEAPFPYGNVWPPPAIPARHRVAGVASGLDGDDLAPGDLPTRRVEASDQAFRIRQWMEMAGGPTPGLFLGAGPIGLIQAIQANMGMVGGGRGVPGVHIGEEVVTYSTLDPIVYTPTPLKPWRGIWVGDYSGHGCEFLLINQPDDEEVSDNELGLVRGVDESEDEWARRRTDARVHRGRLEAIKLTGDPNVPRGEYTFVADDLGEAGFVGLAREPPFQGTRVVKSKGHVAGTGFLDDKYIESQLMLISHDRLAQYWVGFGHISFFERVNLEQFMSP
- a CDS encoding Putative auxiliary Activity family 9, which produces MKLLVVVCLALYASAHYVFPSVTYNGKTTQDWEVVRKTANFQSNGPVTDVTSSQMTCYQLAPGSQGAKVLDVTAGSTLGYNVKASVSHPGPVNFYMAKAPAGTSITNWDGSGRNWFKIYNDGPTVGPGGLAWPTNGKTTINVQIPKCLADGEYFLRVEHVALHGASSPGGAQLYISCAQLRVSGGSGMYKPNLMSFPGAYSANDPGLVVNIYYPVPTNYKAPGGAPLAC
- a CDS encoding Putative zn(2)Cys(6) fungal-type DNA-binding domain-containing protein, producing MPPPRRRQNRQSCDRCHAHKLRCPKQFGSVVCTRCSKAGAACVYSPVGTFPLYQDLSATSNTPHLPHENFDWGIFSFDQFESPSDIQNPGAPPFDEATETNIPLEPRAQCFHGLYNIAVTLKKAMSGLPPVAKFHVSGAKMKERCLEVSKHYSLKNSLEVMLNQTQNLVDTYPETVRLALEHLPNDECCQADCIHTYESHLNLGEDPFKTAAHLATKVDYPLLKLLLSCHYQCADMMELVLCHTQVCFKSHAAAKEQGDDPHQFEIPELRMGSFTPSPRFSPSIVTAILIDLQSSLAGCVLKLTTALKQFDQGLGKEGRIILLECDLLSERAHSIVESLKKLRGPLTQAGILE